A single genomic interval of Lentimicrobium saccharophilum harbors:
- a CDS encoding RagB/SusD family nutrient uptake outer membrane protein, whose amino-acid sequence MKNIFKYSLFLSFALALASCEKFLDIEPTGNSIFIEERGDTIFRTANEAEAALSAVYGDFQNEYWQLDWLVNGDAQSDDAYAGADNPSNFQIDDYRIVATNSNVSRDWAYLYQTIGKANLLINNVEVTPDASFSEQRKKEIKGEASFVRAVMYFEAVQLWGDVPLQLKEVTSVSAAELDEIYPQLYPERKPMAEVYEQIIADLEYALANVKTTQPHKGFATKGAANAYLAKVYATIEPKDYNKVVEYCDAVIAGGYSLLPEFDMLWNNENENSPESIFEVNYAGTASDANWGSSMFRGTDWKKFNIPSNDLVKAFDDENDMIRKNASISFEDVTGKWSDANWPANSYPFMNKYRIITWPSPQNYILVRLADIILLKAEALNELGDVNGAAQLVNQIRGRADLPDTQASTQEAMRLAIEKERRLELAFEGKRWFDLKRTGRAIEVINNAIGPDGNKFGYNLTQNGLLWPIPQSELDKNELLTQNPGY is encoded by the coding sequence ATGAAAAACATATTTAAATACAGCCTGTTTCTGTCGTTTGCCCTGGCTCTGGCATCCTGCGAAAAGTTTCTGGATATTGAACCCACAGGCAATTCCATTTTTATTGAAGAGCGGGGCGACACCATCTTCAGGACCGCCAATGAGGCGGAAGCTGCGCTTAGTGCTGTTTACGGCGATTTTCAGAATGAATACTGGCAGCTCGACTGGCTGGTCAACGGCGATGCGCAATCGGACGACGCTTATGCCGGAGCTGATAACCCTTCCAATTTCCAGATTGATGATTACCGGATTGTGGCCACCAATTCCAATGTAAGCCGCGACTGGGCTTATTTGTATCAAACCATCGGGAAGGCCAATCTGCTCATCAACAATGTTGAAGTAACGCCCGATGCCTCTTTCAGCGAACAGCGCAAAAAGGAAATAAAGGGTGAAGCATCTTTTGTCAGGGCGGTGATGTACTTTGAAGCCGTTCAGCTCTGGGGCGATGTTCCGCTGCAATTGAAAGAGGTTACCAGTGTGAGTGCCGCGGAGCTGGATGAAATTTATCCCCAGCTTTATCCCGAGCGCAAACCCATGGCCGAAGTATATGAGCAGATTATTGCTGACCTGGAATATGCCCTGGCCAATGTTAAAACAACCCAGCCCCACAAGGGCTTTGCGACCAAAGGTGCGGCCAATGCCTACCTGGCGAAAGTCTACGCCACCATTGAACCGAAAGATTACAACAAAGTAGTGGAATATTGCGATGCGGTGATTGCCGGGGGCTATTCGCTGCTGCCCGAATTCGACATGCTCTGGAATAATGAGAATGAGAACTCCCCGGAATCCATCTTTGAGGTGAATTATGCAGGTACCGCCAGCGATGCCAACTGGGGTTCCAGCATGTTCAGGGGCACCGACTGGAAGAAGTTCAATATTCCATCCAATGATCTGGTGAAGGCTTTTGACGATGAGAATGATATGATCCGCAAAAATGCTTCAATATCATTTGAAGATGTAACCGGTAAGTGGTCGGATGCCAACTGGCCGGCCAATAGTTATCCGTTTATGAACAAATACCGGATCATCACCTGGCCGAGTCCTCAGAATTATATCCTGGTAAGACTGGCGGATATTATACTGCTAAAGGCTGAAGCGCTGAATGAACTGGGCGATGTGAACGGCGCTGCCCAACTGGTAAATCAGATCCGTGGCCGTGCAGACCTGCCGGATACCCAGGCTTCGACTCAAGAGGCGATGCGGTTGGCTATAGAGAAGGAACGCCGCCTGGAGCTGGCTTTTGAAGGCAAGCGCTGGTTTGACCTGAAACGCACCGGAAGGGCCATAGAGGTGATCAACAACGCCATCGGACCCGACGGGAATAAGTTCGGATACAACCTGACGCAAAACGGCCTGTTGTGGCCCATCCCGCAATCGGAACTGGATAAGAATGAACTGCTGACCCAGAACCCGGGTTACTGA